A genome region from Halarchaeum grantii includes the following:
- a CDS encoding GMC family oxidoreductase, with translation MSANDTPSIDRSPSERADVCVVGAGPAGGLLSHSLAKRGHDVVVLEAGPRFDLQSRIRRMERSLRPAHDRSDVWDMGGARDAFTSSGSVSYPLNDTRVKGVGGTTLHWIGYTPRLHPKDFEMDSRYGLGVDWPLDYEDVRPYYADVEAEMGVSGGTDNPFAPPREEAFPMDAFPPSYSDTLFEEACDELDITLHSVPQARNHESYDGRSGCVGYGTCMPVCPSGAKYSGDVHIRKAESEGARVLDRVPVQRLEHDDAGETVEAAVYATPDGTEHRQEARQFVIACGAVETPRLLLLSESEQYPNGLANTSDAVGRYFMEHALVGMGGRLDQPTKQHRVGFTTSVTHQFYDHEEPTPGSFFVGLLNYAGPTTVGAALSDGSWGDELASTLATRVGGYVGTEALVEQLPREDSRVTLDTSKTDDHGNPVPDVSWKIGEHAVETARKALDVQRDIMDELGVTVTYAANPTQPWAGSHPMGTTRMGTDPSESVVDERLRTHDLSNLSIASSSVFPTGGAMNPTVTIGALSLKAADHIHADL, from the coding sequence ATGAGTGCGAACGACACCCCTTCCATCGACCGCTCGCCCTCCGAGCGCGCCGACGTCTGCGTCGTCGGTGCCGGGCCGGCCGGCGGTCTCCTCTCGCACTCGCTCGCGAAGCGCGGCCACGACGTCGTCGTCCTCGAGGCCGGCCCCCGATTCGACCTCCAGAGTCGCATCCGTCGGATGGAGCGCTCGCTTCGCCCCGCCCACGACCGCAGCGACGTCTGGGACATGGGCGGCGCGCGCGACGCGTTCACGTCCTCGGGGAGCGTCTCCTACCCGCTCAACGACACGCGCGTCAAGGGCGTCGGCGGCACGACGCTGCACTGGATCGGCTACACGCCGCGCCTCCACCCGAAGGACTTCGAGATGGACTCCCGCTACGGACTGGGCGTCGACTGGCCGCTCGACTACGAGGACGTCCGCCCCTACTACGCGGACGTGGAGGCCGAGATGGGCGTCTCCGGCGGCACGGACAACCCCTTCGCGCCGCCGCGTGAAGAGGCGTTCCCGATGGACGCCTTCCCGCCGAGCTACTCGGACACGCTGTTCGAGGAGGCCTGCGACGAACTCGACATCACGCTCCACTCCGTGCCACAGGCCCGCAACCACGAGTCCTACGACGGCCGGAGCGGCTGTGTCGGCTACGGGACGTGCATGCCGGTCTGTCCGTCCGGCGCGAAGTACAGCGGCGACGTCCACATCCGGAAGGCCGAGTCGGAGGGCGCGCGCGTCCTCGACCGGGTGCCCGTGCAGCGCCTCGAGCACGACGACGCGGGCGAGACGGTCGAGGCCGCCGTCTACGCGACGCCGGACGGGACGGAGCACCGACAGGAGGCCCGCCAGTTCGTCATCGCCTGCGGCGCCGTCGAGACGCCGCGTCTCCTCCTCCTCTCCGAGTCCGAGCAGTATCCGAACGGGCTCGCGAACACCTCCGACGCGGTCGGGCGCTACTTCATGGAGCACGCGCTCGTCGGCATGGGCGGCCGCCTCGACCAGCCGACGAAGCAACACCGCGTCGGCTTCACCACGTCGGTCACCCACCAGTTCTACGACCACGAGGAGCCGACGCCGGGGAGCTTCTTCGTCGGCCTGTTGAACTACGCGGGGCCGACGACGGTCGGTGCCGCGCTCTCAGACGGGTCGTGGGGCGACGAGTTGGCGTCGACGCTCGCGACGCGCGTCGGCGGCTACGTCGGCACCGAGGCGCTCGTCGAGCAGCTCCCGCGCGAGGACAGCAGAGTGACGCTCGACACCTCGAAGACGGACGACCACGGGAACCCGGTCCCGGACGTCTCGTGGAAGATCGGCGAGCACGCCGTGGAGACCGCGCGCAAGGCCCTCGACGTCCAGCGCGACATCATGGACGAGCTCGGCGTGACGGTGACGTACGCCGCGAACCCCACGCAGCCGTGGGCGGGGAGCCACCCGATGGGGACGACGCGGATGGGCACCGACCCGAGCGAGAGCGTGGTGGACGAGCGCTTGCGCACCCACGACCTCTCGAACCTCTCCATCGCCTCCAGCAGCGTCTTCCCGACGGGCGGCGCGATGAACCCCACGGTCACTATCGGGGCGCTCTCGCTCAAGGCCGCCGACCACATCCACGCGGACCTCTGA
- a CDS encoding glycoside hydrolase family 2 protein — protein MNEALHARDATRTLSGRWAFITDPDDAGLDEAFYEPDAAWPDARDVSVPHSWQEEPDLREYTGVGWYRRTFDADALAAGDERVFARFGAVDYEATVWVNGERVGDHTGGYLPFGLDVTDALTAGENTIVLRVRDPEDISEIPHGKQGDPWYTRVSGPWQAVDLVTVPETRVAAARVTPDLEDDTARVAVTASDDSPTDVHVTVVDDAGAPVASESAALDGETASLDLAIPDADYWTPDDPALYDVEVRLAAGGETLDEHTDTFGMRSVSREDGELYLNGEPFTMRGALDQAFYPDTYYRPADLETFEREIRTAKELGFNLLRKHIKPAHPAFLDLADRLGILVWEEPANPAVYSERSKREVREQFEAMVARDYNRPSVIAWSLYNEEWGIGHDDDEEPLWTDTEKQDYLEAFYADARELDATRLVCDNSGWAHVATDLNDYHEYFVAPDRVGAWREKLDHIVEHPEENYGDVRADPDVPLLVSEFGTWGLCDVSRLEGRDGGDPHWFDHDFLTGMKRPAGVRERFAESPAADVFDSLDAFAEAWQRREFQSVEPIIADMREHEGVAGYVITELTDIEWEFNGILDYEREEKVFHDDFARLNAPVMLHLAPSRHAFEAGERVSADVVVANDTAEPYEATLEWSAFGETGTVDVAVPAHEQTRLTDAVTAEAPAAPGLTTATLSVTDGERTASRDVAVDAAHDAPPVSVFVEDDGLGDVLAEHGYATADVPGDADVSVVTAVDATLREFVEHGGHVVVLPDEEGGMAPVDDVTYTALPEEESWNLCAGVLFQDLLPELDAVPGWAFADLYPYAYVSDLEVADDVSVGYVEGWIENPGGAVVSRSLGDGRLDVCTLRVTDAYDENPVARAVLDRLLAE, from the coding sequence ATGAACGAGGCGCTACACGCTCGCGACGCGACGCGCACGCTCTCGGGTCGCTGGGCGTTCATCACGGACCCCGACGACGCGGGGCTCGACGAGGCGTTCTACGAACCCGACGCCGCGTGGCCGGACGCCCGCGACGTCTCCGTCCCCCACTCGTGGCAGGAGGAACCGGACCTCCGCGAGTACACCGGCGTCGGCTGGTATCGCCGGACGTTCGACGCCGACGCGCTCGCGGCGGGCGACGAGCGGGTCTTCGCCCGCTTCGGCGCCGTGGACTACGAGGCGACCGTGTGGGTGAACGGCGAGCGCGTCGGCGACCACACCGGCGGGTATCTCCCCTTCGGCCTCGACGTGACCGACGCGCTGACCGCCGGCGAGAACACTATCGTCCTCCGCGTCCGCGACCCCGAGGACATCTCGGAGATCCCGCACGGCAAGCAGGGCGACCCGTGGTACACGCGCGTCAGCGGCCCGTGGCAGGCCGTCGACCTCGTCACCGTCCCCGAGACGCGCGTCGCGGCCGCCCGCGTCACCCCCGACCTCGAGGACGACACCGCCCGCGTGGCCGTCACCGCGTCCGACGACAGCCCGACCGACGTTCACGTCACCGTCGTCGACGACGCCGGCGCCCCCGTCGCGAGCGAGTCGGCCGCGCTCGACGGCGAGACGGCGTCGCTCGACCTCGCCATCCCGGACGCCGACTACTGGACGCCCGACGACCCGGCGCTCTACGACGTCGAGGTCCGCCTCGCGGCGGGCGGCGAGACGCTGGACGAGCACACGGACACCTTCGGGATGCGCAGTGTCTCCCGCGAGGACGGTGAGCTCTACCTCAACGGCGAGCCGTTCACGATGCGCGGCGCGCTCGACCAGGCGTTCTACCCGGACACCTACTACCGGCCCGCCGACCTCGAGACGTTCGAGCGCGAGATCCGGACGGCGAAGGAACTCGGGTTCAACCTCCTGCGCAAGCACATCAAGCCCGCCCATCCGGCGTTCCTCGACCTCGCCGACCGCCTCGGCATCCTCGTCTGGGAGGAACCCGCGAACCCCGCCGTCTACTCCGAGCGCTCGAAGCGCGAGGTTCGCGAGCAGTTCGAGGCGATGGTCGCCCGCGACTACAACCGCCCCAGCGTCATCGCGTGGAGCCTCTACAACGAGGAGTGGGGCATCGGCCACGACGACGACGAGGAGCCGCTCTGGACGGACACGGAGAAGCAGGACTACCTCGAGGCGTTCTACGCGGACGCGCGCGAACTCGACGCGACGCGTCTCGTCTGCGACAACTCGGGGTGGGCGCACGTCGCGACCGACCTCAACGACTACCACGAGTACTTCGTCGCGCCCGACCGCGTGGGCGCGTGGCGCGAGAAACTCGACCACATCGTCGAGCACCCCGAGGAGAACTACGGCGACGTCCGCGCCGACCCCGACGTCCCCCTCCTCGTCTCCGAGTTCGGGACGTGGGGGCTCTGCGACGTCTCGCGCCTCGAAGGCCGCGACGGCGGCGACCCCCACTGGTTCGACCACGACTTCCTCACGGGGATGAAGCGCCCCGCGGGCGTCCGCGAGCGCTTCGCCGAGAGCCCGGCGGCGGACGTCTTCGACTCGCTCGACGCGTTCGCCGAAGCGTGGCAACGCCGCGAGTTCCAGTCCGTCGAGCCGATCATCGCCGACATGCGCGAGCACGAGGGCGTCGCCGGCTACGTCATCACCGAGCTCACGGACATCGAGTGGGAGTTCAACGGCATCCTCGACTACGAGCGCGAGGAGAAGGTCTTCCACGACGACTTCGCGCGCCTCAACGCCCCCGTCATGCTCCACCTCGCGCCGTCGCGACACGCCTTCGAGGCGGGCGAGCGCGTCAGCGCGGACGTCGTCGTCGCCAACGACACTGCGGAACCCTACGAGGCGACGCTGGAGTGGTCGGCGTTCGGCGAGACCGGCACCGTCGACGTCGCCGTTCCGGCCCACGAGCAGACCCGTCTCACGGACGCCGTCACGGCTGAGGCGCCCGCCGCCCCGGGGCTCACGACGGCCACGCTCTCGGTGACGGACGGCGAGCGCACCGCGAGCCGCGACGTCGCGGTCGACGCCGCCCACGACGCGCCGCCCGTCTCCGTCTTCGTCGAGGACGACGGACTCGGCGACGTACTCGCCGAGCACGGCTACGCGACGGCCGACGTCCCCGGCGACGCCGACGTCTCGGTCGTCACCGCCGTCGACGCGACGCTCCGCGAGTTCGTCGAGCACGGCGGACACGTCGTCGTGCTCCCGGACGAGGAGGGCGGGATGGCGCCCGTCGATGACGTGACGTACACCGCGCTCCCCGAGGAGGAGAGCTGGAACCTCTGTGCGGGCGTCCTCTTTCAGGACCTCCTCCCGGAACTCGACGCGGTGCCGGGGTGGGCGTTCGCGGACCTCTACCCGTACGCGTACGTCAGCGACCTCGAAGTGGCCGACGACGTGTCGGTCGGCTACGTCGAGGGCTGGATCGAGAACCCCGGCGGTGCCGTCGTCTCGCGCTCGCTCGGCGACGGGCGCCTCGACGTCTGCACGCTCCGCGTGACCGACGCCTACGACGAGAACCCGGTCGCGCGCGCCGTCCTCGACCGCCTCCTCGCCGAGTGA
- a CDS encoding carbohydrate ABC transporter permease, protein MSNATTTRLESLLPGEVSARSVLVHAVMYGAALLFLMPYMYMISTSLKTPEGAIAAGMNWIPDPVSLHAYAGLLADSLIIGWAFNTLLIASTTTLLVLIVDSMIAFALTRLDWPGQRYVLGLIIASFMVPGFVNIIPLYILISDLGLLSNYLAVILPFAAGPLGVFLLAQFFREIPYEIQEAAQLDGFSNWRIYTRMILPLSRSILSALALFMFVWSWNQFLWPLIVLQDQAMYTLPIGIVVLRDNFTYQPSVTMASAVIASGPLFILFLLLQEQLMSAVEMQGVT, encoded by the coding sequence ATGAGTAACGCAACCACCACCCGTCTCGAATCGCTCCTCCCCGGAGAAGTCTCCGCGCGGAGTGTGCTCGTACACGCCGTCATGTACGGTGCGGCGCTGCTGTTCCTCATGCCGTACATGTACATGATCTCGACGTCGCTCAAGACGCCGGAGGGCGCCATCGCGGCGGGGATGAACTGGATCCCGGACCCGGTCTCGCTGCACGCGTACGCGGGCCTACTCGCCGATTCGCTCATCATCGGCTGGGCGTTCAACACGCTGCTCATCGCGTCGACCACGACGCTGCTCGTGTTGATCGTCGACTCGATGATCGCGTTCGCGCTGACCCGCCTCGACTGGCCGGGCCAGCGCTACGTGCTCGGGCTCATCATCGCGAGCTTCATGGTTCCGGGCTTCGTGAACATCATCCCGCTGTACATCCTCATCTCTGACCTCGGGCTGCTCAGCAACTACCTCGCGGTCATCCTGCCGTTCGCGGCCGGGCCGCTCGGCGTCTTCCTCCTGGCGCAGTTCTTCCGGGAGATCCCCTACGAGATTCAGGAGGCCGCCCAGCTCGATGGCTTCTCGAACTGGCGGATCTACACGCGGATGATCCTCCCGCTCTCGCGGTCGATCCTCTCCGCGCTCGCGCTGTTCATGTTCGTCTGGAGCTGGAACCAGTTCCTCTGGCCGCTCATCGTGCTCCAGGATCAGGCGATGTACACCCTCCCGATCGGGATCGTCGTCCTCCGGGACAACTTCACCTACCAGCCGTCCGTCACGATGGCGTCCGCCGTCATCGCGTCGGGGCCGCTGTTCATCCTGTTCCTCCTCCTACAGGAGCAGCTGATGTCCGCCGTGGAGATGCAGGGCGTGACGTAA
- a CDS encoding DUF624 domain-containing protein, which produces MRSVDTKTVYRSFFDAVGFFYENGPRLILVSLLWFLCSLPVVTLGPATLAAYAAIQSLREGYSIDRSHVRATLRRHGLSAVLLTGVPAVFLGISVLYARQYVASRSALTLALAVVTTYVAAYAWLLLVPTFVGLANGGDLEPELRSAVRWTGQNAISAVMVAMGTLLVAIVTGLLTVAFALVFAGIAFSFHLEVLLGPVTEQPEDASSPYAESRRN; this is translated from the coding sequence ATGAGATCAGTCGACACGAAGACGGTCTACCGGTCCTTCTTCGACGCGGTGGGGTTCTTCTACGAAAACGGCCCGCGACTCATCCTCGTGAGCCTGCTCTGGTTCCTCTGCTCCCTCCCGGTCGTCACGCTCGGACCGGCGACGCTCGCCGCGTACGCCGCGATCCAGTCGCTCAGGGAGGGGTACAGTATCGACCGTTCGCACGTTCGCGCGACGCTCCGGCGCCACGGCCTCTCTGCCGTCCTGCTGACCGGGGTCCCCGCCGTCTTCCTCGGCATCTCGGTCCTCTACGCCCGGCAGTACGTGGCGTCGCGCTCGGCGCTGACGCTCGCACTCGCCGTCGTCACGACCTACGTCGCCGCGTACGCGTGGCTCCTCCTCGTCCCGACGTTCGTTGGGCTCGCGAACGGCGGCGACCTTGAACCCGAGCTCAGGTCGGCCGTCCGCTGGACGGGGCAGAACGCCATCTCGGCGGTGATGGTGGCGATGGGGACGCTCCTCGTCGCGATCGTCACGGGCCTGCTGACGGTCGCGTTCGCCCTCGTCTTCGCCGGCATCGCCTTTTCGTTCCACCTCGAGGTGCTACTGGGGCCGGTGACCGAGCAGCCCGAGGACGCGTCCTCGCCGTACGCGGAATCACGGCGAAACTGA
- a CDS encoding GntP family permease, which yields MSATLPALAALLIGVAVVVLLLVVWDLPAFVGLVISALVVGVVNAALLPDIAFGSIPGDVATAFGNNMAGIGIPILMAAIIGKSMTESGAANRVVRSFQSIVSDKNADFALWGSSTILAIPVFFDNVFYLMAPLARSMRARIGDNYALYIAVVGGGGTAAHAFVPPTPGPLAVAQELGQGTSILGTTIVIGLAVAIPSALIAGVAYGRFINTRIDIPLRESMGTTAEDLEEQAKKSTESLPGFFESLLPIFVAVAFIAAGTFVTTFKDIYPSLAAVQPFTNFIGDANFALTVAAMVAALTYLRMDDFPRQVWQDELTEALQNGGNIAAITAAGGAFGAMLAASGIGMVIADALSGVGIGLLITAWLIAAIVRIAQGSATVAMITTGGIMAPLVPELTVHPAYLVMAIGAGGITTSWYNDSGFWIVKEIGGLTQMETLKTWTAVTSILSVAALVIVLIYSTILPLA from the coding sequence ATGTCAGCAACACTCCCAGCACTCGCAGCGTTACTAATTGGCGTCGCCGTGGTCGTCCTGCTCCTCGTCGTGTGGGACCTCCCGGCGTTCGTCGGCCTCGTCATCTCCGCGCTCGTCGTCGGAGTCGTGAACGCAGCGCTCCTCCCGGACATCGCGTTCGGCTCGATACCCGGGGACGTCGCGACTGCGTTCGGGAACAACATGGCGGGTATCGGTATCCCCATCCTGATGGCCGCCATCATCGGGAAGTCGATGACCGAATCGGGCGCCGCCAACCGCGTCGTCCGGTCGTTCCAGTCCATCGTCTCGGACAAGAACGCCGACTTCGCGCTCTGGGGGAGTAGCACCATCCTCGCGATCCCGGTGTTCTTCGACAACGTCTTCTACCTCATGGCGCCGCTCGCGCGCTCCATGCGGGCCCGCATCGGCGATAACTACGCGCTCTACATCGCCGTCGTCGGTGGCGGTGGCACGGCCGCGCACGCGTTCGTTCCGCCGACGCCCGGCCCGCTCGCCGTCGCCCAGGAACTCGGACAGGGTACCTCGATCCTCGGTACGACCATCGTCATCGGCCTCGCCGTCGCGATCCCGTCCGCGCTCATCGCCGGCGTCGCCTACGGCCGCTTCATCAACACGCGCATCGACATCCCGCTCCGGGAGTCGATGGGCACCACCGCCGAAGACCTCGAAGAGCAGGCGAAGAAGTCCACGGAGAGCCTCCCCGGCTTCTTCGAGTCCCTGCTCCCGATCTTCGTCGCCGTCGCGTTCATCGCCGCCGGCACGTTCGTCACGACGTTCAAGGACATCTACCCGTCGCTCGCGGCCGTCCAGCCGTTCACGAACTTCATCGGTGACGCGAACTTCGCGCTGACCGTCGCCGCGATGGTCGCCGCGCTCACCTACCTGCGCATGGACGACTTCCCGCGTCAGGTCTGGCAGGACGAACTCACCGAAGCACTCCAGAACGGTGGTAACATCGCCGCGATCACCGCCGCTGGTGGCGCGTTCGGTGCGATGCTCGCCGCCTCCGGCATCGGCATGGTCATCGCTGACGCCCTCAGCGGCGTCGGCATCGGCCTGCTCATCACGGCGTGGCTCATCGCCGCCATCGTCCGCATCGCACAGGGGTCCGCGACCGTCGCGATGATCACCACCGGTGGGATCATGGCGCCGCTCGTCCCCGAGCTCACCGTCCACCCGGCCTACCTCGTCATGGCCATCGGCGCGGGCGGTATCACGACCTCGTGGTACAACGACTCCGGCTTCTGGATCGTCAAGGAGATCGGTGGCCTCACGCAGATGGAGACCCTCAAGACGTGGACGGCGGTCACGTCCATCCTCTCGGTCGCCGCGCTCGTCATCGTCCTCATCTACTCGACGATCCTCCCGCTCGCCTGA
- a CDS encoding ABC transporter ATP-binding protein: MSEVGFNHVKKMYDGDIVAVEDFSLDIEDGEFVTIVGPSGSGKSTLLRMLAGLEDITGGEITIGDRVVNDIAAQDRNVAMVFQNYALYPHMTVRKNMSYGLKLTSDLDDEEITKRVEDAAEMMGIEDQLEKKPASLSGGQQQRVATGRAIVRDPDVFLMDEPLSNLDAKLRAHMRIELQRIQDDLETTTVYVTHDQEEALTMSDRVVILDQGELQQVGTPAEVFDEPANLFVADFIGSPSMNFFDVELVGNRLEGEAFSYEVSSGVAERIEERRTDDELVLGIRPEHIHFAEPDSVNAIGAMLDVHEPVGDDNYFYLRAGDTEFTMRIMGDHAHDEGDELTVSFDEEKMHVFDKASGENIMTDTGTPVSTRSSEQVTQQT; the protein is encoded by the coding sequence ATGAGCGAAGTCGGATTTAACCACGTCAAGAAGATGTACGACGGCGACATCGTCGCCGTCGAGGACTTCAGCCTCGACATCGAGGACGGCGAGTTCGTCACGATCGTCGGCCCGTCCGGGTCCGGGAAGTCCACGCTCCTCCGAATGCTCGCGGGACTCGAGGACATCACCGGCGGCGAGATCACCATCGGTGACCGCGTCGTGAACGACATCGCCGCACAGGACCGGAACGTCGCGATGGTGTTCCAGAACTACGCGCTCTACCCGCACATGACCGTGCGGAAGAACATGTCGTACGGGCTGAAGCTTACGTCCGACCTCGACGACGAGGAGATCACCAAGCGCGTCGAGGACGCCGCCGAGATGATGGGGATCGAGGACCAGCTCGAGAAGAAGCCGGCCTCCCTCTCCGGCGGCCAACAGCAGCGCGTCGCGACCGGCCGCGCCATCGTCCGTGACCCCGACGTCTTCCTCATGGACGAGCCGCTCAGCAACCTCGACGCGAAGCTGCGCGCGCACATGCGCATCGAGCTCCAGCGCATCCAGGACGACCTCGAGACGACGACGGTCTACGTCACGCACGACCAGGAGGAAGCGCTCACGATGAGCGACCGCGTCGTCATCCTCGACCAGGGCGAACTCCAGCAGGTCGGCACGCCCGCAGAGGTGTTCGACGAGCCCGCGAACCTCTTCGTCGCCGACTTCATCGGCTCGCCGTCGATGAACTTCTTCGACGTCGAACTCGTCGGGAACCGCCTCGAGGGCGAGGCGTTCTCCTACGAGGTGTCCTCGGGTGTCGCCGAGCGCATCGAGGAGCGGCGCACCGACGACGAACTCGTCCTCGGCATCCGCCCCGAGCACATCCACTTCGCGGAGCCCGATTCCGTCAACGCCATCGGCGCGATGCTCGACGTCCACGAACCCGTCGGCGACGACAACTACTTCTACCTCCGAGCGGGCGACACCGAGTTCACCATGCGCATCATGGGCGACCACGCACACGACGAGGGCGACGAACTCACCGTCTCCTTCGACGAGGAGAAGATGCACGTCTTCGACAAGGCGAGCGGCGAGAACATCATGACGGACACGGGGACGCCCGTCTCCACGAGGTCCAGCGAGCAAGTGACACAGCAGACGTAA
- the gfo6 gene encoding D-xylose 1-dehydrogenase Gfo6, whose translation MEFDDVFDSFAERDWQTTTEGTVRFALVGLGWWTVDEAIPAIRETDLCEVSVLISRSVEKAERYAEEADVPHAMSGDDFHDGALAEQYDAVYIATPNAYHRAYVETAADLDKAVLCEKPMAESVETAEAMVEAAEGGDVPLMVAYRMHTEPAVRRARDLVQAGAIGEPVQVYGNNSQPILSLIDDPNQWRLDPDASGYGTSMMDLGIYPINTARFVLGADPVRVQAQMASYDEAFADVPDERSTATAVYEGGVHAAFTATQNAYDDTELTITGTEGKLTLSPAFHMECRLELDREGYSVSAEAEDVNEMTEEFDYFADRVLSDEPVYADGEHGLYDMRVLAALHESAESGETVALD comes from the coding sequence ATGGAGTTCGACGACGTCTTCGATTCGTTCGCGGAGCGCGACTGGCAGACGACGACGGAGGGGACGGTCCGGTTCGCCCTCGTCGGCCTCGGGTGGTGGACGGTCGACGAGGCCATCCCGGCGATCCGCGAGACGGACCTCTGTGAGGTGTCGGTGCTCATCAGTCGCTCCGTGGAGAAGGCCGAGCGCTACGCCGAGGAGGCGGACGTCCCGCACGCGATGTCGGGCGACGACTTCCACGACGGCGCGCTCGCCGAGCAGTACGACGCCGTCTACATCGCGACGCCGAACGCTTACCACCGCGCGTACGTCGAGACGGCGGCCGACCTCGACAAGGCGGTGCTCTGCGAGAAGCCGATGGCGGAGAGCGTCGAGACGGCCGAGGCGATGGTCGAGGCCGCCGAGGGCGGCGACGTCCCGCTGATGGTCGCCTACCGGATGCACACCGAACCGGCGGTCCGGCGCGCGCGCGACCTCGTGCAGGCGGGCGCCATCGGCGAGCCCGTGCAGGTGTACGGGAACAACTCCCAGCCCATCCTCTCGCTGATCGACGACCCGAACCAGTGGCGCCTCGACCCGGACGCGAGCGGCTACGGGACGTCGATGATGGACCTCGGCATCTACCCGATCAACACGGCGCGCTTCGTCCTCGGCGCGGACCCGGTGCGCGTGCAGGCGCAGATGGCGTCCTACGACGAGGCGTTCGCGGACGTCCCGGACGAGCGCTCGACGGCGACGGCGGTCTACGAGGGCGGCGTGCACGCGGCGTTCACGGCGACGCAGAACGCCTACGACGACACGGAGTTGACCATCACCGGCACCGAGGGGAAGCTCACGCTCTCGCCGGCGTTCCACATGGAGTGTCGCCTCGAACTCGACCGCGAGGGATATTCGGTGTCGGCGGAAGCCGAGGACGTGAACGAGATGACGGAGGAGTTCGACTACTTCGCGGACCGCGTCCTCTCCGACGAGCCGGTCTACGCGGACGGCGAGCACGGCCTCTACGATATGCGCGTCCTCGCGGCGCTCCACGAGTCCGCCGAGTCGGGCGAGACGGTCGCGCTCGACTGA
- a CDS encoding gluconate 2-dehydrogenase subunit 3 family protein — MELSRRDAIAALAAAGIGVGGAAVYTVSDDRPPDGGGEPTPDEPIGTLVSLADVLYPSSVEGTAEFVETYATGRFEDDDAHRSQVVDAVAVLDSRAEAEAGAAFRHLSVEERDDVLRALGQRHADPDPDGNDRQRVRYYLVNDLLYALFSSPKGGAIAGTENPAGYPGGLGAYQQEPSL, encoded by the coding sequence ATGGAGTTATCGCGTCGCGACGCCATCGCTGCCCTCGCGGCCGCCGGAATCGGTGTCGGGGGCGCCGCCGTCTACACCGTCTCCGACGACCGTCCCCCTGACGGGGGCGGGGAACCGACGCCCGACGAACCGATCGGCACGCTCGTCTCGCTCGCCGACGTCCTCTACCCCTCCTCGGTCGAGGGCACCGCCGAGTTCGTCGAGACGTACGCCACTGGTCGCTTCGAGGACGACGACGCGCACCGCTCGCAGGTGGTGGACGCCGTCGCCGTCCTCGACTCGCGCGCGGAGGCGGAGGCCGGTGCCGCGTTCCGCCACCTCTCCGTCGAGGAACGCGACGACGTCCTGCGCGCGCTCGGCCAGCGACACGCCGACCCCGACCCCGACGGGAACGACCGCCAGCGCGTCCGGTACTACCTCGTCAACGACCTCCTCTACGCGCTGTTCTCCTCGCCGAAGGGCGGCGCGATCGCCGGCACCGAGAACCCGGCCGGCTACCCGGGCGGCCTCGGCGCCTACCAGCAGGAGCCGAGCCTATGA
- a CDS encoding carbohydrate ABC transporter permease, which translates to MSAIDRFKGGEGVLSNVSRSRKELVEGILFSLPYLVLFGVFLLYPLLMGGYMSLFEWNAFFPSRSEFIGIGNYTHLLGDPQFWNALGNTLYFSLLTVPSIVIVGLGLALGVNRDIRGRGVLRAIFFSPYILTVSVAAVVWTNLYSTQYGVINYYLGLVMSNPPQWLQSYVFAMPSIAITTVWWLVGFSFVILLAARQSVPEYLYEAAKLDGAGTWRMFRDVTVPQMRHAIFFVVVINLIWAFQVYGQPYVMTSGGPGQSTTTLVMYLYEAAFNQQNFGYAATIGYVLTAILVVVSILNYYLIGGDNE; encoded by the coding sequence ATGTCAGCTATCGACCGTTTCAAAGGAGGTGAGGGGGTTCTCTCGAACGTCAGTCGCTCGCGCAAGGAGCTCGTCGAGGGGATTCTCTTCTCGCTCCCGTACCTCGTCCTCTTCGGGGTGTTCCTGCTCTACCCGCTCCTGATGGGCGGCTACATGAGCCTCTTCGAGTGGAACGCGTTCTTCCCCTCGCGCTCCGAGTTCATCGGGATCGGGAACTACACCCACCTGCTCGGCGACCCGCAGTTCTGGAACGCGCTCGGGAACACGCTGTACTTCTCGCTGCTCACCGTTCCGTCGATCGTCATCGTCGGCCTCGGCCTCGCCCTCGGCGTCAATAGGGACATCCGGGGACGGGGCGTGCTCCGGGCGATTTTCTTCAGCCCGTACATCCTGACGGTGTCCGTCGCGGCCGTCGTCTGGACGAACCTCTACTCGACACAGTACGGCGTCATCAACTACTACCTCGGACTCGTCATGTCCAACCCGCCGCAGTGGCTCCAGTCGTACGTCTTCGCGATGCCGTCCATCGCGATCACGACGGTCTGGTGGCTCGTCGGGTTCAGTTTCGTCATCCTGCTCGCCGCCCGCCAGAGCGTGCCGGAGTACCTCTACGAGGCCGCGAAACTCGACGGCGCGGGGACGTGGCGCATGTTCCGGGACGTCACCGTCCCGCAGATGCGTCACGCGATCTTCTTCGTCGTCGTCATCAACCTCATCTGGGCGTTCCAGGTGTACGGCCAGCCGTACGTCATGACGTCCGGCGGCCCGGGGCAGTCGACCACGACGCTGGTGATGTACCTCTACGAGGCTGCGTTCAACCAGCAGAACTTCGGCTACGCCGCGACCATCGGCTACGTCCTGACGGCGATCCTCGTCGTCGTGTCCATCCTGAACTACTACCTCATCGGAGGCGACAATGAGTAA